In Candidatus Nanoarchaeia archaeon, a genomic segment contains:
- a CDS encoding aminodeoxychorismate/anthranilate synthase component II — MRINYIDNYDSFANTIAAYFRNAGAEVEIYKSDCDLETAVKGEPDMILLGPGPNSPKESGNYLEVLDKYCKRYPMFGICLGFQAMMEYFGQEVVPLENVVHGAAVGVQHTGKGIFEGIPHPAKFGRYNSLGVHAVPASFEISAASDGIVMAARHKDIPLEGVQFHPESVLSTYNESGARLIRNLIKMLKERKVM, encoded by the coding sequence ATGAGAATAAACTATATCGACAACTATGACTCGTTTGCAAATACTATAGCTGCGTATTTCAGGAATGCCGGAGCCGAGGTAGAGATATATAAAAGTGATTGCGATCTTGAGACTGCTGTTAAGGGAGAACCAGATATGATACTTCTCGGTCCTGGCCCCAACAGCCCAAAGGAGTCCGGGAACTATCTGGAGGTACTGGATAAGTATTGCAAAAGGTATCCGATGTTTGGGATCTGCCTGGGGTTTCAGGCGATGATGGAGTACTTCGGACAGGAAGTAGTTCCTTTGGAGAATGTCGTCCATGGAGCTGCTGTAGGCGTCCAACATACAGGCAAAGGTATCTTTGAAGGGATTCCTCATCCTGCAAAATTTGGCAGGTACAATTCTCTTGGCGTGCATGCTGTTCCTGCATCGTTTGAGATCAGCGCAGCATCAGATGGGATTGTTATGGCTGCCCGACATAAGGATATTCCTTTAGAAGGGGTGCAGTTCCATCCGGAATCTGTGCTTTCTACCTACAATGAATCTGGAGCCAGGCTGATTCGGAATTTGATTAAGATGCTCAAAGAGAGGAAGGTGATGTAA